In Arthrobacter sp. MN05-02, one genomic interval encodes:
- the lexA gene encoding LexA repressor, translated as MVEPTPAARQESNTADVPTDAVPISAGRGRPRGRSASKGLTPRQLTILETIQRSIADKGYPPSMREIGDTVGLASLSSVTHQLSRLERLGYLRRDPKRPRAMEVLLPLTLAAEPAPAGASPADRRPAGEHQIAVDTALVPLVGRIAAGGPILADQVVEDVMPLPRQLVGHGDLFMLRVSGDSMVDAAICDGDWVVVRRQQSAQNGDIVAALLDDEATVKTFRQRDGHTWLLPQNTRYEPILGDHASIMGKVVSVMRAL; from the coding sequence GTGGTGGAACCAACACCGGCAGCGCGGCAGGAATCGAACACCGCCGACGTCCCCACCGATGCCGTGCCCATCTCGGCCGGGCGGGGACGGCCGAGGGGCCGCTCCGCGTCGAAGGGACTGACCCCGCGCCAGCTGACGATCCTCGAGACCATCCAGCGCTCGATCGCCGACAAGGGTTATCCGCCGTCGATGCGGGAGATCGGCGACACCGTCGGGCTGGCCAGCCTGTCGAGCGTGACGCACCAGCTCTCCCGGCTCGAACGGCTGGGCTACCTGCGCCGTGACCCGAAGCGTCCTCGCGCCATGGAGGTGCTGCTGCCCCTGACGCTCGCGGCGGAGCCGGCGCCTGCCGGCGCCTCCCCCGCGGACCGCAGGCCCGCAGGTGAGCACCAGATCGCCGTCGACACGGCCCTCGTGCCCCTCGTCGGCCGCATCGCGGCAGGCGGGCCCATCCTCGCCGATCAGGTCGTCGAGGACGTCATGCCCCTGCCGCGCCAGCTCGTCGGGCACGGAGACCTCTTCATGCTCAGGGTCTCCGGTGACTCGATGGTGGATGCCGCGATCTGCGACGGCGACTGGGTCGTGGTGCGGCGGCAGCAGAGCGCCCAGAACGGCGATATCGTCGCGGCGCTGCTCGACGACGAGGCCACCGTGAAGACCTTCCGCCAGCGTGACGGGCACACGTGGCTCCTGCCGCAGAACACACGCTACGAGCCGATCCTGGGCGACCACGCCAGCATCATGGGCAAGGTCGTCTCGGTGATGCGCGCCCTCTAG
- the hisC gene encoding histidinol-phosphate aminotransferase, whose translation MPSSVDALANLPLRDDLVGLHPYGAPQLDVPILLNVNENTHGVPADVHAAIVQAVAEATTGLNRYPDREFTELRKNLADYLGHGLTPEQLWAANGSNEVLQQVLQAFGGPGRTAIGFPPTYSMYPLLASGTGTRYITAERGSAYSMTPDATARAIRSSGANVVFLCSPNNPTGTALGLDVIEAAYEAGEDARAVIIVDEAYGEFAQQGTPSALTLLPGRPRLLVSRTMSKAFALAGARLGYLAAAPEVTDALRLVRLPYHLSAITQAAANAALTHADTLLSNVEAIKVQRDRIVRELEDLGLAPAPSDANFVFFSGLADPHRVWEGLLDAGVLIRDVGIPGSLRVTAGTERETTLFLTALKKLL comes from the coding sequence GTGCCCTCCTCCGTCGATGCCCTGGCAAACCTCCCCCTGCGCGATGACCTCGTCGGGCTGCACCCCTACGGTGCGCCGCAGCTCGATGTGCCGATCCTGCTGAACGTCAACGAGAACACCCACGGTGTCCCGGCGGACGTGCACGCAGCCATCGTCCAGGCCGTCGCCGAAGCCACGACGGGCCTGAACCGGTACCCGGACCGCGAGTTCACCGAGCTGCGGAAGAACCTCGCCGACTACCTCGGGCACGGATTGACTCCCGAGCAGCTCTGGGCCGCCAACGGTTCCAACGAGGTCCTGCAGCAGGTCCTCCAGGCCTTCGGCGGGCCGGGGCGCACGGCGATCGGCTTCCCGCCGACCTACTCGATGTACCCGCTGCTCGCCAGTGGGACGGGAACCCGCTACATCACCGCCGAGCGCGGGTCCGCCTACTCGATGACGCCGGACGCGACGGCCCGCGCCATCCGGTCATCCGGTGCGAACGTCGTCTTCCTGTGCTCTCCCAACAACCCCACCGGCACGGCACTGGGCCTCGATGTCATCGAGGCCGCGTACGAAGCGGGCGAGGACGCGCGGGCCGTCATCATCGTGGACGAGGCGTACGGCGAGTTCGCCCAGCAGGGGACACCGAGTGCGCTCACGCTGCTCCCCGGCCGACCGCGGCTCCTGGTGTCGCGCACCATGAGCAAGGCCTTCGCCCTCGCGGGAGCGCGGCTGGGCTACCTCGCCGCCGCCCCGGAGGTCACGGACGCCCTGCGCCTGGTCCGCCTTCCGTACCACCTGTCGGCCATCACCCAGGCGGCGGCCAACGCCGCACTCACCCACGCCGACACGCTGCTGTCGAACGTCGAGGCCATCAAGGTGCAGCGCGACCGCATCGTGCGGGAACTCGAGGACCTCGGGCTCGCGCCCGCTCCGTCGGACGCCAATTTCGTCTTCTTCTCGGGCCTGGCGGATCCCCACCGGGTCTGGGAGGGCCTGCTGGACGCCGGCGTGCTCATCCGCGACGTCGGCATCCCCGGGTCCCTGCGGGTCACCGCCGGAACAGAGCGGGAGACCACGCTGTTCCTCACAGCGTTGAAGAAGCTGCTGTAG
- the hisB gene encoding imidazoleglycerol-phosphate dehydratase, with translation MTVDAASGRTARIERVTSESSVLVELDLDGTGVSSIDTTVPFYDHMLTALSKHSLIDLTIRSSGDTHIDVHHTVEDTAIAIGEALRQALGTKAGIRRFGEATVPLDEALANAVVDISGRPFLVHGGEPAGQEYHLIGGHFTGSLTRHVLEAIALHAQICLHVTVLAGRDPHHIVEAQFKALARALRAAVETDPRVEGIPSTKGAL, from the coding sequence ATGACAGTTGATGCCGCCAGCGGCCGTACGGCCCGCATCGAGCGCGTCACGAGTGAGTCCAGCGTCCTCGTGGAACTCGACCTCGACGGCACGGGCGTGTCCTCGATCGACACCACCGTCCCGTTCTACGACCACATGCTCACCGCCCTGTCGAAGCACTCCCTGATCGACCTCACCATCAGGTCCTCCGGCGACACCCACATCGACGTCCACCACACCGTCGAGGACACGGCGATCGCCATCGGCGAGGCCCTCCGGCAGGCCCTGGGCACGAAGGCGGGCATCCGCCGCTTCGGCGAGGCCACCGTGCCGCTGGACGAGGCGCTCGCCAACGCCGTCGTCGACATCTCCGGACGGCCCTTCCTGGTGCACGGGGGAGAACCCGCCGGACAGGAGTACCACCTCATCGGCGGGCACTTCACTGGATCGCTGACGCGCCACGTCCTCGAGGCGATCGCACTGCACGCCCAGATCTGTCTCCACGTGACCGTCCTCGCGGGCCGCGACCCGCACCACATCGTCGAGGCCCAGTTCAAGGCCCTGGCCCGGGCGCTGCGAGCCGCCGTCGAAACCGATCCCCGCGTCGAGGGAATCCCGTCCACGAAGGGGGCGCTATGA
- the hisH gene encoding imidazole glycerol phosphate synthase subunit HisH — protein sequence MTARTVTVLDYGSGNVRSVVRALEHVGAEVVLSAEPDDVLNASGLLVPGVGAFAAVMKGLKDVDALRMIGRRVAGGRPVLGICVGLQVLFDEGVEHGVRTPGMGEWPGTVERLKADVVPHMGWNTVDAPQDTVLFDGIADERFYFVHSYGVQDWSFDVNQPAMKPPQVTWSDHGGRFIAAVENGPLSATQFHPEKSGDAGAQLLRNWIESLR from the coding sequence ATGACCGCGCGTACCGTCACCGTGCTCGACTACGGGTCGGGCAACGTCCGCTCCGTCGTCCGGGCCCTCGAGCACGTCGGCGCCGAGGTCGTGCTGAGCGCCGAGCCGGACGACGTCCTGAACGCCTCCGGTCTGCTCGTGCCGGGCGTCGGCGCGTTCGCGGCCGTCATGAAGGGGCTCAAGGACGTCGACGCCCTGCGGATGATCGGCCGGCGCGTGGCGGGCGGCCGTCCCGTCCTCGGCATCTGCGTGGGCCTCCAGGTGCTCTTCGACGAAGGAGTCGAACACGGCGTCCGGACGCCGGGCATGGGTGAGTGGCCGGGGACCGTCGAACGGCTCAAGGCGGACGTCGTGCCGCACATGGGCTGGAACACCGTGGACGCACCGCAGGACACCGTCCTGTTCGACGGTATCGCCGACGAGCGGTTCTACTTCGTGCACTCGTACGGCGTGCAGGACTGGTCCTTCGACGTCAACCAGCCCGCCATGAAGCCGCCGCAGGTCACCTGGTCCGACCACGGCGGGCGCTTCATCGCGGCCGTCGAGAACGGGCCCCTCAGCGCCACCCAGTTCCACCCGGAGAAGTCGGGCGACGCGGGTGCCCAGCTCCTGCGCAACTGGATCGAGAGCCTGCGGTGA
- the hisA gene encoding 1-(5-phosphoribosyl)-5-[(5-phosphoribosylamino) methylideneamino] imidazole-4-carboxamide isomerase has product MSPFSESPTLELLPAIDVADGQAVRLVQGEAGSETSYGDPLDAALAWQEDGAEWVHLVDLDAAFGRGSNRELLERVVKHLDIKVELSGGIRDDESLDAALELGATRVNLGTAALENPEWTELAIARYGDAVAVGLDVRGTTLAARGWTQEGGDLWEVLQRLEDAGCARYVVTDVTKDGTLRGPNIELLKEVLAKTTRPVVASGGISSLDDIAALRELVPHGLEGAIVGKALYAGAFTLPQALDVAGLPASDA; this is encoded by the coding sequence ATGAGCCCCTTCTCCGAATCACCCACGCTCGAACTCCTTCCCGCCATCGACGTCGCGGACGGCCAGGCCGTCCGCCTGGTACAGGGCGAGGCGGGCAGCGAGACCAGCTACGGGGATCCGCTCGATGCGGCGCTCGCCTGGCAGGAGGACGGCGCCGAGTGGGTGCACCTCGTGGACCTGGACGCGGCCTTCGGGCGCGGCTCGAACCGGGAGCTGCTCGAGCGCGTCGTGAAGCACCTGGACATCAAGGTGGAGCTCTCGGGCGGCATCCGCGACGACGAATCGCTGGACGCCGCGCTGGAACTGGGTGCCACGCGCGTGAACCTCGGCACGGCCGCGCTCGAGAATCCCGAGTGGACCGAGCTGGCGATCGCCCGCTACGGGGACGCCGTCGCCGTCGGCCTGGACGTCCGAGGCACCACGCTGGCCGCCCGCGGCTGGACGCAGGAGGGCGGGGACCTGTGGGAGGTTCTGCAGCGCCTCGAGGACGCCGGGTGCGCGCGGTACGTCGTGACCGACGTGACCAAGGACGGGACGCTCAGGGGCCCCAACATCGAACTCCTCAAGGAGGTCCTCGCGAAGACCACGCGTCCCGTCGTCGCCTCGGGTGGCATCTCGAGCCTCGACGACATCGCAGCCCTCCGCGAGCTCGTGCCGCACGGACTCGAGGGCGCGATCGTGGGCAAGGCCCTCTACGCCGGAGCCTTCACCCTGCCCCAGGCGCTGGACGTGGCAGGGCTGCCCGCCTCGGACGCGTGA
- a CDS encoding hypothetical protein (possible pseudo due to frameshift), with translation MVGGLLYGALHRPVPPSLLLLGMALLTLPMAFADSTLSLALLSIPAGLLCAPVLSAASEKVADLVPEDRRGEAMGWYGSALTSGVALGAPVAGVLIDATGPWGGFTAVAVVSALIGAAGFAARNLGQRPATAGSPQAAGRAR, from the coding sequence GTGGTGGGCGGCCTCCTCTACGGGGCGCTGCACCGGCCCGTCCCGCCGTCGCTCCTCCTGCTCGGGATGGCGTTGCTGACGCTGCCGATGGCGTTCGCCGACAGCACCCTGTCCCTCGCACTCCTGTCGATCCCCGCGGGCCTGCTGTGCGCTCCGGTGCTCTCCGCGGCGTCGGAGAAGGTCGCGGATCTCGTCCCCGAGGACCGGAGGGGCGAGGCGATGGGCTGGTACGGTTCCGCGCTGACCTCGGGTGTCGCGCTCGGCGCTCCCGTGGCCGGTGTGCTCATCGACGCCACCGGCCCCTGGGGTGGCTTCACCGCGGTGGCCGTCGTCTCCGCGCTCATCGGTGCGGCTGGCTTCGCTGCACGGAACCTCGGACAGCGACCGGCGACGGCGGGATCACCCCAGGCGGCCGGGCGCGCGCGCTGA
- the rplT gene encoding 50S ribosomal protein L20: MARVKRAVNAHKKRRVILERAKGYRGQRSRLYRKAKEQLLHSFVYSYGDRRKRKGDFRRLWIQRINAASRANGLTYNRLIQGLKAAEIQVDRRMLADLAVTDGAAFAALVQIAKNALPADTSAPLKASA, translated from the coding sequence GTGGCACGTGTGAAGCGGGCAGTCAATGCCCACAAGAAGCGTAGGGTCATCCTCGAACGCGCCAAGGGTTACCGCGGACAGCGTTCGCGCCTGTACCGCAAGGCGAAGGAGCAGCTGCTCCACTCGTTCGTCTACAGCTACGGCGACCGCCGCAAGCGCAAGGGCGACTTCCGTCGCCTCTGGATCCAGCGCATCAACGCTGCGTCCCGCGCCAACGGCCTGACTTACAACCGCCTGATCCAGGGCCTCAAGGCCGCCGAGATCCAGGTCGACCGCCGGATGCTCGCCGACCTCGCCGTCACCGATGGCGCTGCGTTCGCAGCGCTCGTCCAGATCGCCAAGAACGCCCTGCCGGCCGACACGTCGGCTCCGCTCAAGGCTTCGGCCTAG
- a CDS encoding RNA methyltransferase, whose translation MTNTQADRVKEVARLVGRPSRSRRREFLAEGPQAVREALRLHLERRDDSRGAVVVEAYATAEALERHPDVADLFDREGAPPLRRTSTDVLAAMASTVTPQGFVAVCRFVDTSLEDVLATKPRLVAVLVEVRDPGNAGTIIRAADSAGADAVILTGASVDPYNPKTVRSTVGSLFHLPLVIGAELGGLTDRLREAGMTVLAADGYGTVSLDDLQDASSARRFGAGADRSTPPDDRTVGSAPAVGGAVRLEDAGAWLFGNEAQGLPAEVTADADARVAVPIYGSAESLNVGTAATVCLYASARAQRSA comes from the coding sequence ATGACCAACACCCAGGCAGACCGGGTGAAGGAGGTGGCACGCCTGGTCGGGCGTCCGTCGCGTTCCAGGCGCCGCGAGTTCCTGGCCGAGGGCCCGCAGGCCGTCCGCGAAGCGCTGCGACTGCACCTCGAGAGGCGCGATGACAGCAGGGGCGCAGTGGTCGTCGAGGCGTACGCGACGGCGGAGGCCCTCGAGCGGCACCCCGATGTCGCCGATCTGTTCGACCGGGAGGGAGCGCCGCCCCTCCGGCGTACGAGCACCGACGTACTCGCCGCGATGGCATCCACCGTGACCCCGCAGGGATTCGTGGCGGTCTGCAGATTCGTCGACACGTCGCTCGAGGACGTGCTCGCCACGAAGCCCCGCCTCGTCGCCGTGCTGGTCGAGGTCCGGGACCCCGGGAACGCGGGCACCATCATCCGCGCGGCGGACTCCGCGGGAGCGGACGCCGTGATCCTGACGGGCGCCAGTGTGGACCCGTACAACCCGAAGACCGTGAGATCCACCGTGGGCTCCCTGTTCCACCTTCCCCTCGTCATCGGCGCGGAGCTCGGCGGACTGACCGACCGGCTCCGGGAGGCGGGGATGACGGTGCTGGCAGCGGACGGCTACGGCACCGTGAGCCTGGACGACCTGCAGGATGCCAGCTCTGCGCGGCGGTTCGGGGCGGGAGCCGACCGATCGACGCCGCCGGACGACCGCACCGTCGGGTCCGCACCGGCCGTGGGCGGTGCCGTCCGCCTGGAGGACGCGGGTGCTTGGCTCTTCGGCAACGAGGCGCAGGGGCTCCCCGCCGAGGTGACGGCCGACGCCGACGCGCGCGTCGCCGTGCCGATCTACGGAAGCGCCGAGTCCCTCAACGTCGGCACCGCTGCGACAGTGTGCCTGTACGCCTCAGCCCGCGCGCAGCGGTCCGCCTGA
- a CDS encoding hypothetical protein (possible pseudo due to frameshift), protein MLVLTLANLSSFFASGFGWMLASRFLSGLPHGAYFGVAAVIAASLADPARRGRAISMVMLGLSIANVVGVPFATWLGQQAGWRSMFLLVGLIGVATLVLIRAFVPVVPVRAGASIRSELGALRRPQLWMTLLIGIVGFGGFFAVYSYISPIMTEVAGVDASLLPVVVALYGVGMVVGNIAGGRLADRSIMGSIYGVMIAITAVLVLFPLAVSTPWTACLFVFLVGASGSTLIPPLQARLLDVSPGAPSLASSMNHSALNIANALGAAVGGAVIAAGWGFTAPALVGAALAVLGLAVALVSGRPDRRSSTDGAGGADGARAGRERSGGPLRAG, encoded by the coding sequence ATGCTGGTTCTCACGCTCGCCAACCTCTCGTCCTTCTTCGCGTCGGGCTTCGGCTGGATGCTGGCTTCCCGATTCCTGTCCGGCCTGCCGCACGGGGCCTACTTCGGAGTGGCCGCCGTCATCGCAGCCTCCCTCGCGGACCCGGCCCGCCGCGGGCGTGCGATCTCGATGGTGATGCTCGGACTCAGCATCGCGAACGTCGTCGGCGTCCCGTTCGCCACCTGGCTGGGCCAGCAGGCCGGCTGGCGTTCCATGTTCCTGCTCGTGGGCCTGATCGGCGTCGCCACCCTCGTCCTGATCCGTGCCTTCGTGCCGGTGGTCCCGGTCCGGGCCGGTGCGAGCATCCGCTCGGAGCTGGGCGCGCTGCGCCGCCCGCAGCTGTGGATGACGCTGCTGATCGGGATCGTGGGCTTCGGCGGGTTCTTCGCCGTCTACTCGTACATCTCGCCCATCATGACCGAGGTCGCTGGCGTGGACGCGTCGCTCCTGCCCGTCGTCGTCGCGCTCTACGGGGTGGGGATGGTCGTCGGGAACATCGCGGGCGGACGCCTCGCGGACCGGTCGATCATGGGCAGCATCTACGGCGTCATGATCGCGATCACTGCGGTGCTCGTGCTGTTCCCACTCGCGGTGTCGACACCCTGGACGGCGTGCCTCTTCGTCTTCCTGGTGGGGGCGAGCGGCTCGACGCTGATCCCTCCCCTGCAGGCCCGCCTGCTCGACGTCTCACCCGGAGCACCTTCCCTGGCGTCCTCGATGAACCACTCGGCCCTGAACATCGCCAACGCGCTGGGCGCGGCGGTGGGCGGCGCGGTGATCGCTGCGGGATGGGGTTTCACGGCGCCGGCCCTGGTGGGCGCCGCTCTCGCGGTCCTCGGCCTCGCGGTGGCCCTCGTCAGCGGCCGACCGGACCGCCGCAGCTCCACCGACGGTGCCGGCGGCGCCGACGGTGCACGCGCCGGCAGGGAACGGTCAGGCGGACCGCTGCGCGCGGGCTGA
- a CDS encoding DNA mismatch repair protein MutT — MKASDSLRQIVGAAVVDSLGNPTRLLVARRTAPPQFAGMWEFPGGKVEAGESCEAALRRELEEELGIRVRLGAEVRGPGPQGWPLNESAAMRVWFAEATAGDPAPLQDHDEVRWVPLHPAAELDALAWIPADRPILVALRAAAAGRDDVVDRAHP; from the coding sequence ATGAAAGCGTCGGACAGCCTCCGCCAGATCGTCGGCGCGGCCGTCGTCGACTCCCTCGGGAATCCGACCCGCCTCCTCGTGGCCCGCCGCACGGCGCCGCCCCAGTTCGCCGGTATGTGGGAGTTCCCGGGAGGCAAGGTCGAGGCCGGCGAGTCGTGCGAAGCGGCGCTGCGACGCGAGCTCGAGGAGGAACTCGGGATCCGGGTTCGCCTGGGCGCCGAGGTCCGTGGACCCGGTCCGCAGGGGTGGCCGCTCAACGAGAGCGCCGCGATGCGTGTCTGGTTCGCTGAGGCGACCGCCGGCGACCCCGCGCCCCTGCAGGATCACGACGAGGTGCGCTGGGTGCCCCTGCACCCGGCCGCAGAACTCGATGCCCTGGCATGGATTCCGGCTGACCGGCCGATCCTCGTCGCCCTGCGCGCTGCGGCGGCGGGTCGCGACGACGTCGTGGACCGAGCCCATCCCTAG